AGCAGGTGACGCTGCGCGACAGCCAGGGCCGCCGCATCCCCGTCTCGGTCCATCCCTATATCGACGAACCCGATCATGAGGTGGACATCGCCTTCCAGATCGAAGCAACGCAGCCCTGGCGACCGGGCGAAATCTACAGTCTGGAGATCGCCCCCGGTCCCTATGCCGAAATCGATGCGGGCGCGATCGAACCCCTACGTCTCCGCTTCGGCGCCACCGCCCATCCCGCCTATGCCAACAGGCTGAATGCGCCCCGGCCATGGGCGATGGGGCTGTTCCTGTTCGTGCTGATCGGCGGGGGCGCCGGCCTGGTGTTCGGGGTGCCCGATCTGTTGAAAATCTTTCCAGGCCGGCATGCAGAAAGTCTGTGGTGCAAGGGCCTGAACGTCAGCCTGAAGATTATCGGCCTGTCCGGGTTCGCCCTGGCGCTGTGGCTATTGTGGACGAATGGGGCGGCTGTTGTCTCCTGGCTTCATTTTAATCACTGACCGTCCGCGCGGCGAAAGAGGATGACGCCAGGCTTCAGGTGCTGGGGTCGGTCAAAACGGCTACGGGGGGGCGCCTCATTCGGCAGGGTCTGCGCCGCCCGATGACCCAAGTCCCTGTCTCTCCGCCCGCACCAGCTCAGCGCGATGCAGATGGTCGCCGTGTCAGCCGATATGCGGCCACGGCGCCGAAGAGGAGGGCGAGGGCGGCGAGGGTCAGGAGTTCGGGGGCGACTTCGGGGATCGTTGCGCCGGCGGCGTTCAGCTTGACGAAGGCGGGGATGGCCGAGGTCGAGGGCGACAGTTTCGCCAGCCAGACCAGGGGCTGGGGCATCAGGAACGGGGGCCAGGCCGCGCCGCCCAGGAAGAACAGCGGCACCGAGGTTCCGACCAGGATCTGCATGGCGCGTTCGTGCCGGTCGAACAGGCTGCCGATGGCCAGGCCGAGCGCCGATACGCCCGCCGCGAAGATCGGCAGGGCGACCAGCACGCCCGCCAGATCGCCCATGCGCGGATAGTCCTGGAACCAGAAGACGAAGCCGAAATAGAACAGACCGGCCATGCAGCCGATCAGGGTCAGGGCCGACCACAGGCCCGCAAACCCGGCCAGCCCCAGCGGAGCCGACCTGGCCTCGCGTCGCAAACCCGCGAACAGGGCCGCGCCGAGCAGCAGCGTCTGTTGCAGGATGATGGCGCTGACGGCGGGCACAGCATAGCTGCCATACCCTTCGGCGGTGTTGTAGAGCGGCCGCTGGACGACGGTTGGCGCGCGTTCGGCGAGGCGTGTCGCCTCGGCCAGGGGCGACAGGGTGTGTTCGGCCGCTGCGGCCGCCGCGCCGGCCAGGGCCTTGCCCATGGCGGTGGCCCGGACCAGATAGGCGCCGTTCAGATAAAGACCCACCCCCTTGGGGTCGCCATGGATCAGGCTGGCCTGGAAGTCGTGGGGAATGTTCAGGACGGCGTCGACCCGGCCGTTGCGCATCATCCGCTCGGCCTCGTGGGGGGAGCGGACGACGACCACGGCGTCCAGGGCCTGGGTGGCGTCGATCTCGCGCACAAGACGGCGGCTGAGCGGCGAATCGTCCTGATCCGCGACCGCCAGCGGCAGTTTGACCGGCGTCTGTCCCGCATAGGCCAGCGGATAATAGAAGGCGTAGGCGACCACCGCCAGCAGCAGGGTGCTGGACAGCGGGCGATGCCTGAATATCCCCGCGAAGGCCCCCAGAAACGCGCCGCCGAAAGATTGGGGCGGCAGGTCCAGGCGGATGGGCTCCGGCTTGGGGTCGCGTCCGGCCAGTCGGTGCGCCAGCGGAACGGACAGGGCGAAGGCGCCGACGGCGACGCCCGACAGGATCAGCAGGGACGGCAGGGAGGCGGACAGGTCGGACCCCAGAACCATCTGCTGGCTTTGCAGCCGCAGATAGTGGGTGAAGGGCAGGACGGCGCTCCAGATCTGCGAAAAGGCGGGGCCGTGGTTCAGCGGCAGTGTGCCGTTGGAAAAGGCGATGGCCGCGCCGGCGTAGATGGCCGTGGCCGAATAGCTGACATCCATATCCCCGGTCAGGGCGATCAGCAGGGCCGACAGGGCGGCGGTCGCGGCCATCAGGGCGATCAGGCCGGCGGTCAGCATCGGCAGGCTGCCCTCTATCCCCCAACCGCGCCAGCCGCACAGCCAGGCGATCCAGGCCAGACCCCACAGGGTGAAGACCAGGACATAGGGCGTCAGCTTGCCGGCCAGGGCGGCGATCAAACGGCCATCCATCCGCGCCGACCAGGCTTTCAGCGAGCCGCCGCGCAACTCGCGCCCCACGCCCATCACCGCCGCGCACGCCATCAGCAGATGCAGCACGCCCGGCGCGATCAGACCGCCCAGGAACAGTTCGAAACTGAGCTGTGGATTGCCCAGCAGCGTCACCTGGACGGCGGGCGGTTTCAGGTCGGCGGCGGGCAGGCCGGCGGCGCGGGCGCGCGCCAGGATCATCGGCGCGGCGGCGTTCGCCAGGGCCAGCGTCTGGGCGCCGGACGCCAGCGACCCGACGGTCTGGAAGGCGCCGTTGTAATAGACGATCACGGCGTCGGACTGGCGAAAGGCGTTCCGTTCGACCCCCTTGGGAATATAGGCGACGCTGTAGATCCGGCCCGACCGCATCAGGGACCAGGCGGCTTCCAGATCGGTCGGCTGGGCCACGACGCGGATGCCCGCGCTGGCCTGCATGTCGCGGATGGCGGCGCGGCTGAAGCTGGAATGGTCCTGGTCCACCACGGCGACCGGGACGTCGCGCATCACCCCCTGGAACAGCATGGCCGCGATCACCGCCAGAAGAACCAGCGGCATGACGATCAGCAGGATCAGGTCCCAGCGGCTGCGGGCCAGATGCGCGACCTCGGCGTGAAAGGCGCGGGCGAAGACCCCGCCCGAGCGCCGGCCGGTCCGCCCGCCCGCCGGCGTCGTCACCGGGCCGGCCAGTCGAGCAGCACGCTCATGCCCGGGCGCAGGCCCTCGACAGGCGAGACGGGCTGGGCGTGGATTTCGAAGCTGCGCACATCATAGCCGCGCGACTGGCGCGTGGCGCGCCAGGTGGCGAAGTCGCCCTGGGGGCTGATGAAGGTGACGCGGAACGGCACGGCCTTGCGGTTCAGGGCGGGGATGTCGCCGCGCACGGTCTGGCCGATCTTCAACCCGGCGAAGGCGTCTTCCTTCAGGTTGAACGAGACCCAGACGTGGCTCAGATCGACCACGGTGAAGACCGGCACGCCGATCAGGACCAGTTCGCCCGGATTGGCGAAACGCTCGGCGATCTCGCCCGCGACGGGGGCGACCAGGCGGGTTTCGGTTTGCAGGGACTGGGTCTCGCTGACGCCGGCGCGGGCGGCGGCGACCTGGGCGTCGGCGATGGCCTTGTCCTGTTGGCGGGTTCCGGCGACGGCCTTCAGATACTGCTGACGGGCGGCCTCGGACTGGGCGGCGGAGGCGGCGCGGGCGGCGACGGCCTCGTCGCGCCGCTGGGCCGAGATGACGCCCTCGGCGAACAGGTTCTCGGCCCGCCGGGCGGTCTGGGCCGCCAGTTGCGCCGCCGCCTGGGCGCCGCGCCAGACGGATTCCAGCGACCGCACATCCTCGGCCCTCGCGCCCAGGCGGCTGAGCTGCTGCACCGCCTCGGCGCCTTGCAGGACGGCGGCGGCCTGCTGGTCGCGCGCCTCTATCTCGGGGCTGGACAGGACCGCCAGCGCCTGGCCCTCGACCACCCGGTCGCCGGCTGAGGCCAGCAGCCGTTCGACGCGGGCGGGGGCCTTGGTGGCGACGGTGAAGGTCTCGGCCTCGACCATGCCCTGGACCTGGGGCGCGGCCGGGCGGGCGGCGAGATACAGGCCGACGGCGATGAAGACGACGACGGCCAGCACGGCGACCCCGATCGCTACGGTCCTGATCGTCGGGCGCGGGCGGCGGCGCGGGGCGGGCGTGACGTCCATGGGGGCAGGGTCGGTCATGGGGCGATCACCCGGTCGGCGCGGTTGAGATAGTCGGCGAACTGTCCGCTGCGATGGCTGGCGGCCAGAAGGGCGGCCAGGGACAGTTCGTATTCATAGGCGGCGGCCGCGCGTTGCAGCCGGGCCGTTCCCAAGAGATTGCGCGCGTCGATCACCGCCGAGGCCGGCGCCTCGCCCTCGCGGAACGACAGGTCCTGGAT
Above is a genomic segment from Candidatus Brevundimonas colombiensis containing:
- a CDS encoding efflux RND transporter periplasmic adaptor subunit, with translation MTDPAPMDVTPAPRRRPRPTIRTVAIGVAVLAVVVFIAVGLYLAARPAAPQVQGMVEAETFTVATKAPARVERLLASAGDRVVEGQALAVLSSPEIEARDQQAAAVLQGAEAVQQLSRLGARAEDVRSLESVWRGAQAAAQLAAQTARRAENLFAEGVISAQRRDEAVAARAASAAQSEAARQQYLKAVAGTRQQDKAIADAQVAAARAGVSETQSLQTETRLVAPVAGEIAERFANPGELVLIGVPVFTVVDLSHVWVSFNLKEDAFAGLKIGQTVRGDIPALNRKAVPFRVTFISPQGDFATWRATRQSRGYDVRSFEIHAQPVSPVEGLRPGMSVLLDWPAR
- a CDS encoding ABC transporter permease, with amino-acid sequence MTTPAGGRTGRRSGGVFARAFHAEVAHLARSRWDLILLIVMPLVLLAVIAAMLFQGVMRDVPVAVVDQDHSSFSRAAIRDMQASAGIRVVAQPTDLEAAWSLMRSGRIYSVAYIPKGVERNAFRQSDAVIVYYNGAFQTVGSLASGAQTLALANAAAPMILARARAAGLPAADLKPPAVQVTLLGNPQLSFELFLGGLIAPGVLHLLMACAAVMGVGRELRGGSLKAWSARMDGRLIAALAGKLTPYVLVFTLWGLAWIAWLCGWRGWGIEGSLPMLTAGLIALMAATAALSALLIALTGDMDVSYSATAIYAGAAIAFSNGTLPLNHGPAFSQIWSAVLPFTHYLRLQSQQMVLGSDLSASLPSLLILSGVAVGAFALSVPLAHRLAGRDPKPEPIRLDLPPQSFGGAFLGAFAGIFRHRPLSSTLLLAVVAYAFYYPLAYAGQTPVKLPLAVADQDDSPLSRRLVREIDATQALDAVVVVRSPHEAERMMRNGRVDAVLNIPHDFQASLIHGDPKGVGLYLNGAYLVRATAMGKALAGAAAAAAEHTLSPLAEATRLAERAPTVVQRPLYNTAEGYGSYAVPAVSAIILQQTLLLGAALFAGLRREARSAPLGLAGFAGLWSALTLIGCMAGLFYFGFVFWFQDYPRMGDLAGVLVALPIFAAGVSALGLAIGSLFDRHERAMQILVGTSVPLFFLGGAAWPPFLMPQPLVWLAKLSPSTSAIPAFVKLNAAGATIPEVAPELLTLAALALLFGAVAAYRLTRRPSASR